In Pseudoxanthobacter soli DSM 19599, a single genomic region encodes these proteins:
- a CDS encoding M14 family metallopeptidase: MPNTPDERLDRRDFMIASVATIGASAGLVANAGSAGAQGSTASVAGPASGAPSATVYTGDIIHGKKVVSALDVGDLEPGQRHLLYFQGVEMASGQRWYVSVTVAKGARPGKRVVLVSGVHGDEMSSVHAVQTVMNQLDPAEMSGAVMAVTDVSRPAVEGMQRRWPNAGRGADLIDMNREWPGNENGMTAPERHAGLLFNRLLRPNADAAIDFHTGTTGFEVTAFNIAGMDVPEVKAMVELYPVGQIFDNHVYPGVLHNAFMEVGIPAFTPEIGAARVLDPEMIALFVEGTMNVLKHYRIVAGPMGRTGKDVSVFIGNSAFPILATEGGLVEHLVRLNEKVQPGQKIAIQRNSFGEVVAEYTSVVAGEVTGQRSDAMAEPGNPLAFILFHKDVPDRGETYPE; this comes from the coding sequence ATGCCGAACACGCCAGACGAGCGCCTCGACCGCCGCGATTTCATGATCGCGTCCGTTGCAACGATCGGCGCCTCGGCCGGGCTCGTTGCAAACGCCGGTTCCGCCGGCGCACAGGGCTCGACTGCGTCCGTTGCCGGTCCGGCATCCGGCGCGCCGTCTGCGACGGTCTATACCGGCGACATCATCCACGGGAAGAAAGTCGTCAGCGCACTCGACGTCGGCGACTTGGAGCCCGGACAGAGGCACCTTCTGTATTTCCAGGGCGTCGAGATGGCCAGCGGCCAGCGCTGGTACGTATCGGTGACCGTCGCCAAGGGGGCAAGGCCGGGCAAGCGCGTCGTTCTGGTCAGCGGCGTACATGGCGACGAAATGAGTTCCGTGCACGCCGTGCAGACGGTGATGAACCAGCTCGATCCGGCTGAGATGTCGGGCGCGGTGATGGCCGTCACGGACGTGTCGCGCCCGGCCGTCGAAGGCATGCAGCGGCGTTGGCCCAACGCCGGCAGGGGCGCCGATCTCATCGACATGAACCGGGAATGGCCCGGCAACGAGAACGGCATGACCGCTCCAGAGCGACATGCCGGACTGCTGTTCAACCGGCTGCTGCGGCCGAATGCCGATGCCGCGATCGACTTTCACACCGGGACAACCGGGTTCGAGGTTACCGCATTCAATATCGCCGGCATGGACGTGCCGGAGGTCAAGGCGATGGTCGAGCTCTACCCTGTCGGCCAGATCTTCGACAATCACGTGTATCCGGGGGTCCTGCACAACGCCTTCATGGAGGTGGGCATTCCCGCCTTTACGCCGGAGATCGGCGCTGCGCGGGTGCTGGATCCCGAGATGATCGCCCTGTTTGTAGAAGGCACGATGAACGTCCTCAAGCATTACCGCATCGTGGCCGGTCCGATGGGACGCACCGGCAAGGACGTGAGTGTCTTCATCGGCAACAGCGCCTTCCCGATTCTCGCAACCGAGGGCGGGCTGGTCGAGCATCTGGTCAGGCTGAACGAGAAAGTGCAGCCCGGACAGAAGATCGCCATCCAGCGCAACAGCTTCGGTGAAGTGGTCGCGGAATATACCAGCGTCGTGGCAGGAGAGGTGACGGGCCAGCGCAGCGACGCGATGGCCGAACCCGGTAATCCATTGGCATTCATCCTGTTCCACAAGGATGTACCGGATCGGGGCGAGACTTATCCTGAGTGA